CCTTTTTAAAAAATGACAAATTCCAAAGTTCAAATTCCAAACAAAAAGACAAAATTCAAAAAAACAAAAGTTTTCACATTTGAAATTTGTTTTTTTGGAATTTGTTTGGAATTTGGAATTTGAGATTTGGAATTTAATCCGGGTTAGCGGGCGACATTCTTCAAATATTTAACAGCCTCGGCCTTTTGAAAATCTGCAAGGGGGAGCTGTTCCTCCCCTTCTTTTTTCGGGTAATCCTTTTCCAACTGTTCCTGCCCCAGGTAGACATCCGGCGTGATGCCGCGCCCCTCGATGGAGCGCCCCTTCGGGGTGTAGTATTTGGCGATGGTTATTTTTAGCGCCGACTTGTCCCCCATGTCGAGAATTGTCTGGACGGATCCCTTCCCGAACGACTGCGTTCCCAAAACTCTGGCCCTTTTGTTGTCCTGCAGGGCTCCCGCGACGATTTCTGAGGCGGAGGCAGAACCGTGATTGACCAGAATCACCATCGGCATATTTTCATAGTCGCTGTTCGCCGAGGCCTCTTTGATCTCCGCCTTTGTGTCCCCGCGCCCCTTGGTGGACACAATGACTCCATCGTTGAGAAAAATATCCGAAACACCGACCGATTCCGACAAAAGACCGCCGGGGTTGTTGCGCAGATCGAGGAGAATCCCTTTAAGACCCCCTCCCGCCTCCTGCTTCAGGTCTTTCAGGGCCTTCAGCATGCTCTCGGCGGTTTGATCCTGAAAACTGGTTATCCGTACATAACCATAGTTCCCGTCAAGCAACTCACGCTTGACACTGACCACCTTTATAATGTCGCGCACGAGGGTGAAATCGCGCGGCTCCTCGAACCCCTCGCGCCAGATGGTCAACACCACTTTTTTCCCCTTTGAGCCGCGCATCCGGTGGACGGCATCCACAAGAGTCATTTCCTTGGCCGGCTGGCCGTCGATTTTGATGATCCGGTCGCCGGGGCGGATGCCGGCCTTGAAGGCCGGGGAGTCTTCGATCGGAGAGACAACGGTCAAAACGTCGTCCTTGACGGTGATTTCGATTCCGATGCCGCCGAACTTGCCGGTCGTGTCCGACTTGAATTCCTTGTAAAGGTCGGGCGGAAGATAGACGGTATGCGGATCGAGCGAGGAGAGCATGCCCCGGATCGCCCCCTCAATCAGTTCCTTTTCGTCCACCGGCTCCAC
The nucleotide sequence above comes from Deltaproteobacteria bacterium. Encoded proteins:
- a CDS encoding S41 family peptidase, which translates into the protein MRRKICLLLGSVLLVGAGFLAGVVIRPVSALSDKIYQELEVFSRIIEIVDKNYVEPVDEKELIEGAIRGMLSSLDPHTVYLPPDLYKEFKSDTTGKFGGIGIEITVKDDVLTVVSPIEDSPAFKAGIRPGDRIIKIDGQPAKEMTLVDAVHRMRGSKGKKVVLTIWREGFEEPRDFTLVRDIIKVVSVKRELLDGNYGYVRITSFQDQTAESMLKALKDLKQEAGGGLKGILLDLRNNPGGLLSESVGVSDIFLNDGVIVSTKGRGDTKAEIKEASANSDYENMPMVILVNHGSASASEIVAGALQDNKRARVLGTQSFGKGSVQTILDMGDKSALKITIAKYYTPKGRSIEGRGITPDVYLGQEQLEKDYPKKEGEEQLPLADFQKAEAVKYLKNVAR